One segment of Triticum aestivum cultivar Chinese Spring chromosome 2A, IWGSC CS RefSeq v2.1, whole genome shotgun sequence DNA contains the following:
- the LOC123186966 gene encoding meiosis-specific protein PAIR3 produces the protein MTEIKLPNIQKATSSDHWSLASNQYPSGKFPKVSIGIPHPRSDSVSRSRDVAAAAAAAPAFERNLSQRTDGRSRPPKANNASLRVSQEAANHGGSAAEAPEAAHVKVSLSQPDDHAREQTGTFSFGTRKEQGSQLDQLQKTSVVNSQGKRQVESADKTKPNSEVLRMKLWGILGTSQTKQAVASPNPEDIERPDQPKSLTANGPSPGIKKVYTSRFPDIIKTPDLLNCQTATYAKSKPSSDPIESDSDTPQVVEVRPVTRTLSRTKAPAASKKQDKSQSAKRPLSTSRSAPKQKTLDSVFVFDEKCTPKTMGKSANGNSRCLRNLRSSNRKAKVELKKVHCSDKISDKITQDAREGQLSSRNAASENKGEKTTSFSSLSRTGKTAESRSRSPTRERRLNGAKVGLQKMHLSEKLLPTTLNEGEDKLSSQNISSKSKENYSSLLHRKENSNLSKASDRSPQAHKPVGNTFNLPPSGAASPSPEPKMYPCNEASPQINGKPSGAASPSPEPKMYPWDNEASPQINGKPSGAASPSLEAKKYPWDNETSPQINGKPSGAASPSPEAKKYPWDNEASPQINGKLGEKFASPLAARFRDMGDEFASPTFATNVNGYHNRSKVLHDDTYSPKYPKSVNRSRSSSFASDPGSEPSDGMDKTYELPKSESPNSSEERENKKQPYLSPILPTEDEMAQTSIPSFGKGYKTRKWLSDVDSPDKSPTENQDKKSHLKEGKRGKRRLPSPVPFATSGTQETMMSDKEPVQCPDDYLNRAFDELLLVLGRFQTKIKSETRNRSSEILAGTGEIIRQHLEGVEVQMQDDVNKLVNAGKSKRKRLNSTFEEQQEQLRILHEKFKEEVNQQLLGCKNSLEEFEAYHAELKAVAEKQKASHKKLLQHAESRVGSQLNDAEIKIAKVQKRARRRMNGLKHVLKELIIDTAD, from the exons ATGACGGAGATCAAGCTGCCGAATATCCAGAAA GCTACATCAAGTGATCACTGGAGTTTGGCCAGCAACCAGTATCCATCTGGTAAATTTCCTAAGGTATCAATTGGCATACCTCATCCAAGGTCAGATTCTGTATCAAGAAGCAgagatgttgctgctgctgctgctgctgctcctgcatTCGAGAGGAACCTGTCTCAGAGAACTGATGGAAGATCGAGACCCCCGAAAGCGAATAATGCTTCACTCCGGGTCTCACAAGAAGCTGCAAACCATGGAGGATCTGCTGCAGAGGCACCTGAAGCCGCCCATGTTAAGGTTTCTCTGTCACAACCTGATGACCATGCACGTGAGCAAACCGGAACCTTTTCCTTTGGAACAAGAAAAGAACAAGGCAGCCAGCTTGACCAACTGCAGAAGACATCTGTCGTGAATTCACAAGGAAAGCGCCAAGTGGAATCTGCAGATAAGACCAAACCCAACAGCGAAGTGCTCAGGATGAAGCTGTGGGGGATCCTTGGCACATCACAAACCAAGCAGGCTGTTGCTTCACCAAACCCTGAAGACATTGAGAGACCGGACCAACCTAAAAGTCTAACCGCCAATGGACCATCTCCAGGGATCAAGAAGGTTTACACGTCACGTTTTCCTGATATTATCAAGACACCTGATCTTCTCAACTGTCAAACAGCTACCTATGCAAAGAGCAAACCATCCTCTGATCCAATTGAGTCAGATTCTGATACTCCACAAGTAGTTGAAGTGAGGCCCGTTACTCGCACCTTGAGTCGCACGAAAGCACCAGCAGCCTCCAAGAAGCAGGATAAGAGCCAGAGTGCAAAGAGACCATTGTCTACTTCACGTTCTGCACCCAAGCAGAAAACACTGGACAGTGTGTTTGTTTTTGATGAGAAATGCACACCCAAAACCATGGGGAAATCTGCAAATGGTAACTCTCGCTGCTTGAGAAATCTTAGAAGCTCAAATAGGAAGGCTAAAGTAGAGCTTAAGAAGGTCCATTGTTCTGACAAGATTTCTGACAAGATCACACAGGATGCTAGGGAAGGACAGCTATCTTCTAGAAATGCAGCATCGGAGAATAAGGGAGAGAAAACCACCTCCTTTTCTTCGTTGTCCCGAACTGGAAAAACTGCTGAGAGCCGTTCTAGAAGCCCTACAAGGGAGAGACGGCTGAATGGGGCTAAAGTTGGGCTTCAGAAGATGCATTTGTCAGAGAAGTTGCTGCCCACGACACTGAATGAGGGTGAAGATAAGCTCTCTTCGCAGAATATTTCATCAAAGAGCAAGGAAAATTATTCTTCATTGCTGCACCGGAAGGAGAATTCTAATTTGAGCAAAGCTTCAGACAGAAGCCCTCAGGCACATAAACCAGTGGGAAATACATTTAACTTGCCACCATCTGGCGCTGCTAGTCCATCACCTGAACCGAAAATGTACCCATGCAATGAGGCAAGTCCCCAGATAAATGGTAAACCATCTGGGGCTGCTAGTCCATCACCTGAACCAAAAATGTACCCGTGGGACAATGAGGCAAGTCCCCAGATAAATGGAAAACCATCTGGTGCTGCTAGTCCATCACTTGAAGCGAAAAAGTACCCATGGGACAATGAGACAAGTCCCCAGATAAATGGCAAACCATCTGGTGCTGCTAGTCCATCTCCTGAAGCGAAAAAGTACCCATGGGACAATGAGGCAAGCCCCCAGATAAATGGTAAACTGGGAGAGAAGTTTGCCAGTCCATTGGCAGCCAGATTCAGAGACATGGGAGATGAGTTTGCAAGTCCTACTTTTGCAACTAATGTAAATGGCTACCACAATAGAAGCAAAGTGCTACATGATGACACATACAGCCCCAAGTATCCAAAAAGTGTGAACAGGTCAAGATCAAGTTCCTTTGCTTCTGATCCAGGGTCTGAGCCATCG GACGGGATGGATAAAACCTATGAGTTACCTAAAAGTGAATCTCCCAATTCTTCAGAAGAAAGAGAGAACAAAAAACAACCATATCTTTCACCCATTTTGCCAACTGAAGATGAAATGGCTCAAACTTCTATTCCAAGTTTTGGGAAAG GATATAAAACTCGCAAATGGCTTTCAGATGTAGACAGCCCTGATAAATCTCCAACAGAAAATCAGGATAAGAAATCACATCTAAAAGAGGGTAAAAGAGGCAAACGGCGGTTACCTTCGCCTGTTCCTTTTGCCACTTCTG GAACACAAGAAACTATGATGTCAGACAAAGAACCAGTGCAATGCCCAGATGACTACCTGAACAG GGCTTTTGATGAGTTACTGCTGGTGCTGGGAAGGTTTCAAACCAAGATCAAGTCTGAAACAAGAAATAGAAGTTCTGAGATACTGGCAGGTACTGGAGAGATAATTCGCCAGCACCTGGAGGGAGTTGAGGTGCAGATGCAGGATGATGT GAATAAGCTGGTCAATGCAGGAAAATCTAAAAGGAAGCGACTAAACTCAACATTTGAAG AGCAACAAGAACAGTTACGGATTCTTCATGAGAAGTTTAAGGAGGAGGTTAATCAGCAGTTGCTTGGTTGCAAGAACTCTCTCGAGGAATTTGAAGCCTATCATGCAGAACTTAAGGCAGTAGCTGAGAAGCAAA AAGCATCACACAAGAAGCTCCTCCAACATGCCGAGAGCAGAGTTGGTTCTCAGCTCAATGATGCCGAAATCAAGATCGCGAAGGTTCAAAAG AGAGCTCGGAGGAGGATGAATGGATTAAAACACGTGCTCAAGGAGCTCATCATCGACACCGCAGATTGA